AGAGTGGCAAATGGACAGGACCGGAATTGTACTGCGACTTACCCATAGTGCTAGGTATGAAAGTGCACTCTTTGTCAAGTGCACAGGTTGACAATAGCGACCTTACAAGGGCAATTCAGACACGTACCTTTACAAGACTGGTTTATCAAAACAAGTTCTTCAAATCAAGACTTGGTATTCTGGCATATGCGGCACATGAGCTGATCGGAAGGCACCGAACTGTTTCTGAAGTCGAATCGAAGGTTGTTGGTCCGGCGAACCTATTGCACTTTCGCATCGAGGGTACAATTGAGGGTGTAACTCTAATTTGGGGTGCGGAAAATCTTACCGCTCAGCACTATGAATATCTTCCCGGGTACATGATGATCCGAAAGGAAGAGTACTTCGGGCTAAAATGGACTCTTAAGTTGTGAGAATACGTCTGGCAGTACTAAGTGCATTGATACTGCTTTCAGATGCACACTCCAGCGAAGTTTCGTTCACTTTGCCTGAAGTTACGGTCGTCGGCCTTCACATGAGTTCAATTAGCAGGTATTCTCGAGAAGATGTCAAACGTAGTGGCGCAAATTCGGCGGCCGAGTTTCTGAGTCGCGTTTCAGGACTTTCGATACGAGATGACGGCGCATCCGGTGGAAAGAAGTTTGTTAGGTTGATGGGCGCGAATGTAAACCAAGTGCTTGTCCTGGTTGACGGAATTAGAATCGCAGAGGTGGGGAGCGGGGAATCTAATTTGAGCAGGATCGCTGCGGACGAGATTGAGTCAATTGAAATTGGTTTTGGCAGCCACTCAGAATACGGTGGCGAGGCGATTGGAGGTGTAGTCTCGATCCGCACGTCCATTCGAGCAAAGAGTGACATGCGAATTGGAGTACGGACCAACGACAAAAGTACATTGTTCGAATCTCATAGATCACTATCGCACGGGAGTCTGCGCGCGTGTGTTTCCATAAGCCACGAAAAAGGCAGCGGCGCCTATAGGTATCGAATCACGGAGCAAGACGGGAATGGTTCGCACACTTTGAATCTCGGAGAAACGCGTCGCCGTGAGAATAACGACATTAACAAGTTTACCGTTCGTACAACTGTCATCCGTGAGTTGCAGCATGGTGAACTGCGTGGCGTGGCTGGCTTCGAAAAGTCCGAGTATGGACTTCCAGGCTACTTGGTACCGAGGGCAACACTTCTCGCTCGGCAAGAGGAAGAGTGGCGCGAATGGCAGTTGTCATGGATGCACAGTCTTAAGCGCAAGTTTTTCAGCGCTGCCATTGCCGCACAAAGTCACAACCGTGTATTCAATGACCCTGACCCGCTAAGTTATATTCACTTTTCTCACGAGAAATCTGACAGGTTGACGGGATCCTCTAGTTTTCAAACAAAGATTCTGGGAGGACATCTCAGCAACTCTCTGAGAATCGAGCATGAGCGTTTGTCAAGTGAAGTACTCAGCAATTCTTCCGCTCGCAGAAATAAGTGGCAAGTGGGCGCAACATTGAGCCGTACATTTGTACTCTCAGCTCGAAGTGGTCAGCTCTTGCATGCTTCAAGTGGTACAAGTATCGAAAGATATGGTGACCAGGCAATTCAAGTACTCCCAAACGCGGAGCTATGGCACTCGATTGGCGACAAAAACTCGATTAGAGTGGGAGCAAGACTCTCACGAGCATATCTGTCACCCAGTTTTTACTCACTGTTCTGGAACGATGAGTTGCTTGCGCAGGGCAATCCGGACTTGAGTCCTGAAGAATCTGAAATGACGCAGCTATTCCTGCGTGCGAAAACCGGCAATCCCCTGGAGTCGAACGTGGAAGTAACAGCCAGTCACAATAACGTGACGAATCTCATCTACTGGAGCCAGAGTTTTGATGGACGCTGGAAGCCCCAGAATTTGCGAAGAGCAGTTGTTAGACAAATTGGAGTAAGCTACAATCAGGTGCTGGTACCTTCACTGCTTACTGGTTCAGCAAGAATGGAATGGTTAGACGCACGTGACAGAAGCGGCGAACGAGTCTCAGAGGGCAAATACCTGATCTACAGGCCGTTAAGAAGCGGTGGCGTTTCTCTGAATGCCACACTCTTTGGGTATAAGTGCTTTGTCCATTATCAATCAGTCGGCAGACAGGCAGTATTGGCAACAAACTCCAAGTGGCTACAGGGGTACGAACTAGTTGATGCAGGAGTTTTCAAGGAAATTGCTTTAAATGGCAAAGTCCTTGAAGTTGGAATCTCCTTTGACAATTTGACGAATACTGATTACAGGACAGTCCGGTTTGCGCCGATGCCCTTGCGGGAAATCTCAATTTCAATATCATACAGCGCGGGAGGGAAAGTTGACTAGTCTCTTAGTTGCATTGGTCTTTATCGCAAATGTTTCGCTGGCAGCAAGAATATACGTCGTGAATTCATTGGATGAAAGCCTTGGTTGGGCAGATACTGAGACAGGTGAATCTCATCCTCAAGCGGCAACGCTCGGTAACCTTGCCAACCATTTAGATGTTGATGGCAACCGCATATTCGTCGTAAACTCTGGCCTTGGCACGCTTCAGATTATTGATAGATTGACTCTGCAAACCATCGATGAGTTCGCGGTGAATGGTGCGGTAAATCCGTATGCTGCGGCAGTATTGGATGAGCAAAGAGTGGCAGTGACAGGGCTCCTCAGCGGTACGCTTTCTGTACTGTACATTGATTCCGGTATTGCCGATACGGTGTTCGTCACCGGCATCAGCCCACAAGCAGTCCACAGATTTGGTGACCAGATTTATGTACTGAACACCGGCGTGGATTTTCCCGAATACCATCAAGGAACTTTGAAGAGATACGATTTGGAAACTTACGAACTCGTGGATTCCATTTCTGTTGGAATTAACCCGCAGGACATGTTGGTCGTTGATGACGAAATCCACGTCTTATGCACCGGCAATTACCTCGACACTTTTGGGACAGTTGAAATCCGAGGAATGGAAACCCTTGAATTAGACACAGTACTGCATGTTGGGGGATCACCAGGCGCGTTCAGCAGTGACGGTTCGACAGTGTACATTGCCGCAGGCGGTTGGGCGGGTTCAGGACGCATATTTCGTTATGATGTGGGATCGAGAACTATTTTGAATGACGATAGCAATCCAATTTCTTGCGGAACAGGCGCTTCAGATATCATTTCTTTACCGGACGGCGGATTTGCAGTTTCCTGCTTTGTCAGCGCAACTGTTGAGCACCGTACTTCATCTGGGGAACTGCAACGTGAGTTTCTGATGTCCGCCGGTACTGGTGCAATTGACATGTTCGAATTACCGAGTTACTCTGAACCAGTAGAAGTCGTTCCAAACTCCCGGGCAATTGTCAAGGCGTACCCGAATCCGTTCAATTCTGTCTTAATTCTTGAAATTTCAGGTGTTAACACAGCCTCCGCCGTGGATATCGTTGACATTTCCGGGCGCTCAGTTGCTTCACTGCCAGTGGAATCTGGCCAAGACCGGGTATTCTGGAAACCTTCTAACGCTTCCAGTTACCATGTTGCTTCCGGCTGTTACTTTGCACGGCTGCGGTCACCAGAACAAGGTAGACCAGTTAAGCTCTTATATATAAAATAAACAATATGTTAAAAATCGACGAAGTTGTCCGTCCGTGTTGCATTTCTGCAGGAAAAGTCGTATCTTCAACGATTACCTATGTTAGACAGGGAAACCCTTACTTAGATGATATCGCGCAAGAAACGAATCCTGTCGGGAATGCGACCGACTGGCCGACTGCATCTCGGTAATTATGTTGGCGCACTTGAAAACTGGGTACGATTGCAGGAAGATTACGAGAATTATCACCTTGTTGCGGACTGGCATACACTGACGACCGACTACGAACACACTCGTCAGATTCCACAAAATGTTCACGAGATGGTGACGGATTGGTTAGCAGCTGGCATTGACCCCGAGAAGAGCCCGATTTTTGTACAGTCTCAGGTGAAAGCGCACGCTGAACTATACCTGCTGTTGAACATGATTATCGCAAAAGGGCGGCTCGAACGAAATCCGACCTTGAAGGATCAAGTACGAGACTTGGAACTCGAAGACTCGGTTACTGCCGGCCACTTGACTTATCCCGTGCTGCAGGCCGCGGATATCATGATGTACAAGGGCGAGGTTGTGCCGGTAGGCGAAGATCAGCTTCCTCACATCGAAGTGACACGCGAACTGGCAAGACGATTCAACAATCTTTACTCACCAAATCATCCCATTTTTCCTGAACCAGAGGGGCTCCTAACGAGTTTCCCGCGTTTGCAGGGGCTGGACGGAAGAAGAATGTCAAAGTCGCTTGGCAATACGATTCTTCTTGCAGACTCACCGGAAGAGATTTCGGCAAAGTTGCGGAAAGCGGTCACCGATCCACAGAAGGTGAGGAAAAACGATCCGGGCAGGCCGGACTTGTGTCTGGTGTTTGGATATCATCAGAAGTTTAATGAATCCGAAACCGCTGAGATTCGATCCGGTTGTGAATCCGGCGCGCTTGGCTGCGTAGAGTGCAAGAAACGATGTGCTGATAGGATTATCTCGCACCTTGCGCCAATTCACGATCGGCGAAAGAATCTTGAGAAATCCCCTGATTATGTCAATGAAGTGCTTCAGTTTGGGAAAGAGCGTGCATGCGAAATCGCTGACATGACAATGTCCGAAGTACACGCAGCAATGGGATTCGGAGCGTGAGTACGTGGCAGGTGAGATTGCCCCGATTTGAAGGTCCGCTCGACCTCTTGTTGTTCCTTGTTACCCGCAAAGAGTACGACATACTTGACCTGCCGATGGCTGAAATCACTGAGTCGTACTTAGAAGCGCTTGACTCTATTGGTGTGGACAATCTTGAGGACGCAGGCGACTACCTGCTTATGGCTGCGACATTGTTGTCGATAAAAGTTCGGATGCTTTTGCCGCAGTCCCCAATGCACGACGAACTTGACATGGAAGATCCTCGCAGGGAGTTGGTGAATAGACTGCAAGTATACGCTCGAATTAAGGAAGCGGCCGAGGATCTTGGAAGATTTGAATCTGAAATGTACGATCGGCGCGCATTGGCACGAGAAGCGGTACCTGATGAGGCAAGGCCTGAAGGCTTGGAGTTGCTAATGCCTGTATCGATCTACGATTTGGCTCGCACGATGGAGGAGATTCTGGCACGAGGCGATTCAAAGGTATTCCATGAAGTGAAGTTACTAAGAGTGTCGGTCGAAGAGCGTATTGCGTGGGTAGTGAACTCTCTCAAGCACATGGACAGATTCGGACTCTTGGAGAAACTAAGAAGCGTTCCGGATCGAATCGTCTGGGTCGCGACTTTTCTTGCTTTGCTTGAACTCACACGTCAAGGCAGGATTAACATTGAACAGAATGCACCATTTCAGGAAATTTACATTTCACGTCCGGACACTTCGGACGCTCAAGCTGCCTAAAAATGACCATTCAAGAAGAGTCACTTGCCCCAGATGACAAACAAAAAGCACCTGATGGCTCGGTGAATGAGTTTGAAATCGATGAGTCTGCCGACGATTTTGACGGCGCAGAAGCTCGATTTGAACGAAGGAAGTCACAGCTGGAAGCTTTGCTGCTGGCAAGCACTGAACCAATTACCGAGGCCTCGTTTTCCAACGCGGCCGGGAAGCGGGCTGGGGCGAGACTTAAGGAACTTGTTCAAGCCTTAAATCAGGACTACCTGTTACAACAGCGCGCATTTGAAATTCTGCCTGTGGCAGGCGGTTACATGCTTTTTACTCGTCCCGAGCACGGTGACTTGATAAGGCGTTATCTGGCGGAGAAGGCAAGAACTCGTCTTTCAAGAGCTGCACTCGAGTCCTTGGCTGTCATTGCCTTCAAGGGTCCGGTAACTCGAATTGAGATTGATGAGATCAGAGGAGTTGACTCCGGTGGCGTGCTTCGAAACCTGCTCGACAGGCGCCTGATCAAAGTCAAAGGCAGAGCGGAGATTGTTGGACGTCCTTTGCTGTACGAGACTACGGACGAGTTTCTGAAGTACTTTGGAATAACAAGTATCTCGGATCTGCCACGCCACGCAGAACTCACCAGAGAACTTGGAGAGCTGAGATCGGCTGAAAATCATCAGGAAGGACTGCCTCTCTCTGAACATGAAGCGGAGGCAATTGACCCGGCACATGAGGTTGGAAAGGCCGGTAATGGACATCGTGATTTGGCGCCACAAAACCTTTCTGATAGTTCTGAAGAATAATGAACATTCGGAATAGTCGCATATTGGTGTTGGGCGGTTGGGGTTTGGTTGGAAGCGCAGTGTGCAAGAAGCTGCTTGAGTATGAGCCTTCTTTTTTGGCTGTGACATCGTTGCGAAAAGCTGAAGTTGAAGAATCCATACTCGAACTTGATCCGTATCGCCGCAATTGTGAGATTGTCGTAGATTGGGGCGACATTTTCGTCACCAGTGACTTGAAAGATATGTCCCGTGTCGAGATTCTGAATGACCCCTTAACACGCCGCAGATTCATTGACGGAATCTTTGAAAAGCCGACAGATGAAAGGTTGAAGTCGTTTTTTCTACACTCAGTAATAACGAAGCATCGACCCGACATCATAGTTGATTGCGTAAACTCGGCTACAGGCCTTGCGTATCAAGATACCTACACGGCATACTACGAAGTACGAGACCTGATGGATGCGCTGGACCAAGGACACACTTTTAATGATATCAGAGACCGCGTTGAGCGACTTGCAAGCACGATCAGCGTGCCGCAGTTGATTCGACATTTACAAGTTCTTAATCATGCTTGCAGATTAGGCAAGGTCAGAATGTACGTGAAAATCGGAACCACAGGAACCGGTGGAATGGGCCTGAACATTCCGTATACGCATTCCGAAGATAAGCCATCGGGTCAGCTGCTAAGTAAGTCATCGCTTGCCGGTGCTCATAGTTTACTTCTCTTCTTGATGGGACGCACGCCAGGATCACCTCACGTGAAGGAAATTAAACCTGCAGCCGTCATCGCTTGGAAGAAAATTGGTTACGGAGAGATCAGGAGAGCAGGGAAGCCTCTTCCATTGTTTGATTGTGATCCATCCGCGTCTGTTCCACTTGGTTCGGTGTTCCGTCGAGTTGAGTCAGCCTGTGGAGAAAGTAAAGGACGAAATCTCGAAGCCGTCTACATAGACACAGGTGAAAACGGGATTTTTTCCACGGAAGAGTTCTTTACCATTACTGCAGCTGACCAAATGGAGTTTGTCACTCCCGAAGAAATTGCCAACTCTGTTGTTGCCGAAATTGAAGGCGGTAACAGCGGATTTGACGTCGTCGGTGCGCTGGATTCAGTTGTAATGGGACCAACTTATCGAGCCGGAATCCTGCGTCAGCACGCGCTAAATGAAATGGTGCGTTTGGAACGTGAATGTGGCGAGCGCAGCATCGCTTTCGAGATGCTTGGACCGCCTCATTTGTCAAAGCTGCTTTATGAAGCGTTTCTGATTTGGCTGGCCTTCCCACGGGTACTCGACTTTACAAAACTTACTGTGGAAGAATGTTCGAAATCATTGGAAAATGTAATTCGCGCAAAGGAATCGCTGCGATCCACGATCATTTCAATAGGTATCCCGATACTTTTACCTGACGGGAAGAGAATACTTCGCGGCCCTGAAGTCAAGATTCCCTCGTATGCCGGTTCGAACGAATTTGCTGTGACGGACGAGAACCTGAATGAATGGGCGAAGAAGGGGTGGATTGATCTACGACCTTCAAACATGCGCTTATGGCAGGAACGAATCGAGACGCACTTGAAGTTTGACGACGTGCTTCGACGCGAAGATAACTCATCCGGCTATCCATGGTCAACTCGATTTGAGGGTGAAGATGACAGACATTTTGTCGGTAAGATCGTCACTCGGATCTTTATTGATGAAGAAAATGGCGGCCGTATCAAAGCATGAATTCAGAGAGAACCAGACTCATTATCGCGATTGACGGTCCGGCAAGCAGCGGAAAGTCAACTACAGCAAAGCGTGTCGCCGAGAAACTCGGTCTTATGTATCTTGATACTGGAGCGATGTACCGTGCTGTTGCACTCAAGATTTATCAAAGTGGTACTGAGCTAACTGACAGAACAGCTTTGACCAAACTGCTTTCAAGTACGACAGTTACTCAGAAATTTGAAAGCGGTGAAGTACGATTCCTTCTCGATGGCAAGGACGTAACAGAAGAGATACGCACACCTGAAATCTCGTTGTGGGTCGGACCTGTGTCGGAACATTCCTTGGTACGGGAGCATCTTGTCGGATGGCAAAGGGAAATCGGCAAATCAGGGGGATTGGTGGCTGACGGGCGAGACATTGGAACCGTAGTATTCCCCAATGCAGATATCAAGATTTTTTTGGTTGCAGACTCCCATGTCCGGGCTGTACGAAGACAGAAGGAACTAGCGGCTCGCGGGATTGTACAAAACGTCGAAGAAGTCGAAGAAGCTTTGATCAAGCGAGATCATCGTGATTCCACAAGAGAACACAGTCCGCTAAGCATGGCGCCTGATGCGGTAGAAATCGACACAACGCATTTGACAATTGGCGACCAGGTAGAACGAGTTCTGTCACTGGTTAAGAAGCTTCAGGACTCGATCTCGAAATAGGGAAAGTGCGCATTTTTTATGCTACAGTGGCGCGTATCGCACGGACGCTTTTCTGGGTCCTTTACGGTGTGCGTGTTACCGGCCTGGAAAGGCTACCAAAGTCCGGACCCGTGCTAATTTGCTCAAACCATCGGTCAAATCTTGATCCGCCACTACTTGGTTCTCATTTAGATCGTGAAGTCAGCTACTTTGCAAAGGCAGAGTTGTTTAAAAACCTGTTCTTTGGGCCATTTCTGCGCAAGTTGAACGCATTCCCCGTTAAGCGCGGACAGATGGACAAATCGGCGATGTCAACCTGTATAAAGATACTGAAGTCCGGTGGTGCACTGGTATTCTTTCCAGAAGGCACACGCGCACCAGACGCCGGATTCCTCACGCCAAAATTCGGAGTCGGTTGGGTCCTGTGCAAGACGAAGGCACAGGTAGTTCCGGTTTATCTTCATGGTACAGGAAACGCCAAGGCATTCACCAAAAAGCGTCCTAGCCTTGAAATTGTAATCGGGGAACCAGTTGATGCGAATCAAATTATTAGTGACTCTCCCGACTCCCGTGAGGGATACCAACAAGTAGCAGAGAGAATCATGGAAATCATTCGCGGGCTTTCACTTCGAACGACACTTTGTGCTATCAAAGAACCGCATGAGGTGTTCCCGCGAAGCGCAATTGAAGATGAGCGATTAAGATGACTCGAGACTTCGAGCATTAATATTAAACCAACCCCGTTTCCCGGCGGGCATAAAAAATCGGGTGTAATGAGCATGGAAGAATTAACACATTCGTCTTCTGAGGAAACGAAGACAACAGCTTGGGTTGACGAGGTCTTTTTCAAGGGCCGCAAAGTTAAGCGCAGCGAGCTTCCGGAAGAGAAGCAGAGAATGACTCAGGAGGCGCAGGACCTCGCCAACTTGTATAGCAAGCTGGTTATGGAGTTCCGCGAAGGAGAGATTGTCCAGGGCAAGATCGTGTCCATAAGTGACAAGGAAATCTCAATTGATATCGGATTCAAATCAGAGGGAACTGTTGCTCGGGACGAATTCGCAAACCTCGCAGATGTAAAGATTGGTGACGATGTCGAGGTATTTCTTGATAGGGTAGAGGATCATTCTGGTCAGCTTGCCCTTTCGAAGCGCAAGGCGGACTTCATGAAGACCTGGGAGCGTATCCAGTCAATTCATGAAAAGCAGGATGTCACAACGGGTAACATTCAGCGCAGGATTAAGGGTGGCTTTGTCGTAAACGTCATGGGTGTAGAGGCCTTCTTGCCGGGATCACAGATTGATGTTCATCCTGTGCGTGATTTCGATGCGCTGGTTGGCCGTGACATGGATTTTCGTATCGTAAAGTTAAACGACGCTCGCAAGAACATAGTCGTATCACGCAAAGTTATCATTGAGGAAGGGCTCAAGGGAGTTCGCGAAAAGATACTTTCCGAGCTGCAGGTTGGTGACGTCATGGAAGGCACAGCGAAGAACATTACGGACTTCGGCGTCTTTGTTGATCTTGGCGGGGTAGACGGCCTGCTTCATATCACAGATCTTTCTTGGGGCAGAGTGAGTCACCCATCAGAAGTCGTGCAACTCGATCAGAAACTGACTGTGAAAGTACTTGACTATGATCGTGAGCGGCAGCGTATTTCAGTCGGTCTGAAACAGCTTCAGGCTCATCCATGGGATGGCGTGGACGATCGCTACCCGGTCGGAGCAAAGGTCCTTGGAAAGGTTGTCTCAATTGCCAGGTACGGCGCTTTTGTAGAACTTGAAAAGGGACTTGAGGGGCTCGTACACATATCGGAGATGAGTTGGACTCAGCATGTCAAACACCCATCTGCGATGCTTTCCGTCGGCGACGAGATTGAAGTCGTTATATTGAATATTGACAAGGAAGGCCGCAAGATTTCACTTGGCATGAAGCAAGTGGATGCGGATCCCTGGGAGAATCTCGAGCAGAAGTATGCGCCCGGTTCGCGTCACACCGGCAAGGTGCGAGATCTAGTACCGTTTGGTGCGTTTGTTGAATTGGAGGATGGGATTGACGGCTTGGTTCACATCTCAGACCTTTCATGGACCAAGCGTGTAAGACACCCCGGCGAAATTCTGCAGAAAGGTGAAGAGGTCGAGATTGTCGTCTTAGGATTTGACCGCAATGAAAGGCGAATCGCACTTGGCCTGAAACAGGCGCAGTCGAATCCTTGGGACGAGTTTGAATCTCTTTATTCTGTGGGATCACAAACTGCTGGCAAAGTAATTAGGGTCATGGACAAGGGCGTCATTGTGGAACTACCACGGGAAGTCGAGGGCTTTGTTCCGGCAAGCCAGCTTAAGCGACTTACCAAGGGTTCAAAGCAAACTGTAAGCGTTGGAGACGAGATTTCTTTGGAAGTCATTGAGTTCGACAGAGAAAACAAGAAGATTATTCTAGCAGCCCAATCACCGGACGGCGTAGAAAACGATGAGGAGATTGACTCAGAGACACGCGACCAGTACATAGTTGGAAGTGATAGCCCGCCCGCTGGATCAGAGCCGACGGAGACCCAATGAACGATTTTGCTCCTGTTGAAGGGCGCAGAGTGAAACTGACAACACTTGGCTGCAAGCTGAACCAGTATGATACTGAGATGATATTGTCTCAGCTGCGTGCAGAAGGTTATCAAGAGACTGTGCGTGCTCAGGAAGCAGAACTGATTGTCATAAATACCTGTGCGGTGACAGAAACGGCAGAGAGAAAGGGCCGCGCGGCAATCCGCGCGGCCTTTCGCTCAAACCCGAGAGCGAAGATAGTTGCGACAGGTTGTCAGGCGGAAAAATCTCCTCAGGCGTTGCTGACTCAAGGCGCTTCCATGGTGATAGGCAATCGTGAAAAGGAACGATTCTCGTCACTGATCGTTGGCACAGAGTCTGTCGTTGCTGGTGGAATTCGCGATGGAGTAGACTGGCGGGATGGTACCATTGTCTCTGGATTGCGGGGAAGAGTTCGCGCTTTCTTGAAAGTTCAAGACGGCTGCTCGCAGTATTGCACATATTGCATCGTTCCAAAATTGCGGGGATCTGGAAGAAGTTTGCCAGTTCGCGCTGCGGTCCGGCGAGCGGCCGAACTGGTAGACCAGGGTTTTCAGGAAATCGTGCTGACGGGCGTTGCACTTGGTACTTACGGATTCGATTTCGGCCAAGAGGACGCTCTTTGTGGCCTCTTGCTCGAGTTATCAAAAGTACGGGGATTAGAAAGGCTTCGATTAAGCAGTGTGGAGCCTTGGGCGGTGAGTAATCGATTCCTCGAAATTGTTGGTTTTTCGGAAGTGATATGCCCTCATCTTCATTTGCCTTTTCAAAGTGGATCAAACGAAATCCTTCGCCGCATGAATAGACGCTATAGTGTCGATGACATTCGAAAATCGTTGGATTTCGCGTTTAGCTTAAGAGAGGACTGGGGAATTGGCGCCGACATAATCGTTGGTTTTCCAGGCGAGACATCCAGCCACTTCAACGAAACCCTATCTTTAGTAAAGGATACACGCATCGCATATTTGCATGTGTTTCCATTCAGTTCTCGACCGGGTACCCCTGCAACGAAGCTTGGTGCACCAGTGTCGTCAGATGAGATCATGGAACGTGCGAACGTACTAAGAGAACTTTCAAGGACATCGCGTACTGAATTTCACAATAGATTAGTTGGTACAGAAGTGGAAGTAATTCCCGAAAATCGTGGGAGTCAGAACTACGTTTTCGGGCATGCGCGGAACTATGCGGATGTTGCATTGCCAAGAGGCCTCGCCGAGACAGGCAAAATCGCAAGATTCATCGTAGAACGCGCGGACTCAGAGTTTGTGTATTGCAGGAAACACCCAAAGAACTATGAAGCTGCCTAATGTAAACCGGGATCGGATGGTCGATCTCTTCTGTAAATTGGTATCGATTGACAGTCCGTCGAAGCAGGAAGCCAAGGTCGCGGACTTCATTGAAGACTACTTATCGCCGCTTGGACTCAAGATGTGGCGGGACGACGCTGGAATAAAGATTGGCGGGAATTGCGGTAATCTGCATGTGAGGGTACCGGCACGGGGCTCAAAGGCTCCTGCCGTCCTTTTCTCATCGCATATGGACACAGTAATGCCTGGCCTCGGCATCAAGCCGAGAATAGATGGAGACTTCATTAGGTCGGACGGGACAACAGTCCTCGGGGCTGACGACAAAGCGGGAGTCACGGCGATCCTGGAAATGCTAAAGTGTGTGCATGAAAGTGACATGCCGCACGGCCCGATTGAGGTAATTTTCGATGTTGCCGAGGAGATTGGCCTGATGGGTGCGTTTGAAGTGGACCTCGCCCAAGTGCAGGCCAAATACGCGATTGTCCTTGACGGTGAGGACATGGATCAGATAATCTACAAATCTCCAAGTGCGAATCGAATGCTTTACGAGATTGAAGGAATTGCGGCACATGCGGGAATGTGTCCTGAACGCGGCATATCGGCAATTGAGGTGTTTGCCGAGGCAGTGTCTAATATGAAGCTTGGCAGATTGGATGACGAAACCACGGCGAATATCGGAACAGTAGAAGCGGGGCGTGCAACGAACATCGTCTGTGATCGTCTGGTCTCGCGGGCGGAAGTCCGCAGCCATTCAATTCAGAAGCTCGAAGCCCAGACCCAGGCGATGACCGCCGCGATCCAGAATGCGATAGCGAAATATGAACGTGTAATTGATGGTCAATCACGCAAAGCTAACTTAAAGGAAACGATAAAGCGTGAATTCACAGCAATGGACATTCCACACAATTCATTGCCTTACCGCGTAGTGTTTGAAGCTGGAACATTTGTCGGCTTGCAAATGAAACCGGCGGCAATTGGTGGCGGAACAAACGCAAATGTCTATAATGCAAAGGGACTCCCTGCAGTCGTAATAGGTTGCGGAATGCGACAGGAACACACGACTAATGAGCATCTTGCAATTAACGACCTCGAGTTGGCTGCCCGCCTCTGCTTAGCGATTCTATTCA
This sequence is a window from bacterium. Protein-coding genes within it:
- a CDS encoding short-chain dehydrogenase; amino-acid sequence: MNIRNSRILVLGGWGLVGSAVCKKLLEYEPSFLAVTSLRKAEVEESILELDPYRRNCEIVVDWGDIFVTSDLKDMSRVEILNDPLTRRRFIDGIFEKPTDERLKSFFLHSVITKHRPDIIVDCVNSATGLAYQDTYTAYYEVRDLMDALDQGHTFNDIRDRVERLASTISVPQLIRHLQVLNHACRLGKVRMYVKIGTTGTGGMGLNIPYTHSEDKPSGQLLSKSSLAGAHSLLLFLMGRTPGSPHVKEIKPAAVIAWKKIGYGEIRRAGKPLPLFDCDPSASVPLGSVFRRVESACGESKGRNLEAVYIDTGENGIFSTEEFFTITAADQMEFVTPEEIANSVVAEIEGGNSGFDVVGALDSVVMGPTYRAGILRQHALNEMVRLERECGERSIAFEMLGPPHLSKLLYEAFLIWLAFPRVLDFTKLTVEECSKSLENVIRAKESLRSTIISIGIPILLPDGKRILRGPEVKIPSYAGSNEFAVTDENLNEWAKKGWIDLRPSNMRLWQERIETHLKFDDVLRREDNSSGYPWSTRFEGEDDRHFVGKIVTRIFIDEENGGRIKA
- the rpsA gene encoding 30S ribosomal protein S1 codes for the protein MEELTHSSSEETKTTAWVDEVFFKGRKVKRSELPEEKQRMTQEAQDLANLYSKLVMEFREGEIVQGKIVSISDKEISIDIGFKSEGTVARDEFANLADVKIGDDVEVFLDRVEDHSGQLALSKRKADFMKTWERIQSIHEKQDVTTGNIQRRIKGGFVVNVMGVEAFLPGSQIDVHPVRDFDALVGRDMDFRIVKLNDARKNIVVSRKVIIEEGLKGVREKILSELQVGDVMEGTAKNITDFGVFVDLGGVDGLLHITDLSWGRVSHPSEVVQLDQKLTVKVLDYDRERQRISVGLKQLQAHPWDGVDDRYPVGAKVLGKVVSIARYGAFVELEKGLEGLVHISEMSWTQHVKHPSAMLSVGDEIEVVILNIDKEGRKISLGMKQVDADPWENLEQKYAPGSRHTGKVRDLVPFGAFVELEDGIDGLVHISDLSWTKRVRHPGEILQKGEEVEIVVLGFDRNERRIALGLKQAQSNPWDEFESLYSVGSQTAGKVIRVMDKGVIVELPREVEGFVPASQLKRLTKGSKQTVSVGDEISLEVIEFDRENKKIILAAQSPDGVENDEEIDSETRDQYIVGSDSPPAGSEPTETQ
- a CDS encoding 1-acyl-sn-glycerol-3-phosphate acyltransferase, which encodes MRIFYATVARIARTLFWVLYGVRVTGLERLPKSGPVLICSNHRSNLDPPLLGSHLDREVSYFAKAELFKNLFFGPFLRKLNAFPVKRGQMDKSAMSTCIKILKSGGALVFFPEGTRAPDAGFLTPKFGVGWVLCKTKAQVVPVYLHGTGNAKAFTKKRPSLEIVIGEPVDANQIISDSPDSREGYQQVAERIMEIIRGLSLRTTLCAIKEPHEVFPRSAIEDERLR
- the mtaB gene encoding tRNA (N(6)-L-threonylcarbamoyladenosine(37)-C(2))-methylthiotransferase MtaB, whose translation is MNDFAPVEGRRVKLTTLGCKLNQYDTEMILSQLRAEGYQETVRAQEAELIVINTCAVTETAERKGRAAIRAAFRSNPRAKIVATGCQAEKSPQALLTQGASMVIGNREKERFSSLIVGTESVVAGGIRDGVDWRDGTIVSGLRGRVRAFLKVQDGCSQYCTYCIVPKLRGSGRSLPVRAAVRRAAELVDQGFQEIVLTGVALGTYGFDFGQEDALCGLLLELSKVRGLERLRLSSVEPWAVSNRFLEIVGFSEVICPHLHLPFQSGSNEILRRMNRRYSVDDIRKSLDFAFSLREDWGIGADIIVGFPGETSSHFNETLSLVKDTRIAYLHVFPFSSRPGTPATKLGAPVSSDEIMERANVLRELSRTSRTEFHNRLVGTEVEVIPENRGSQNYVFGHARNYADVALPRGLAETGKIARFIVERADSEFVYCRKHPKNYEAA
- a CDS encoding (d)CMP kinase, whose product is MNSERTRLIIAIDGPASSGKSTTAKRVAEKLGLMYLDTGAMYRAVALKIYQSGTELTDRTALTKLLSSTTVTQKFESGEVRFLLDGKDVTEEIRTPEISLWVGPVSEHSLVREHLVGWQREIGKSGGLVADGRDIGTVVFPNADIKIFLVADSHVRAVRRQKELAARGIVQNVEEVEEALIKRDHRDSTREHSPLSMAPDAVEIDTTHLTIGDQVERVLSLVKKLQDSISK